ACCGTAGCAGTCTTTCTGCTATGAGTAAAGCTTCTGTCTTTTTGGTATTTATGAGCATTCCAATTTTAAGGTTATTATTTTTGTTCAATTCGTATTTCTCCTTCCTTGTAGCTTTTGTTACATTAAACTTTCTTTCTCATGTGAGGACTTGACTACTTCTTCCAGCTTTTCTTTCGTTATTTTAATGTTTTCTTGATCTGTTTCTCCATTTTTCTTTAGCAAGAAAAGAAACTCTCTGTTGCCTTTTGGGCCCAGTATCGGAGAAAAGTCTGCATTACACAACTTGAAATTCGTCTCCTTATCTATGAAGTCAAGTAGTTGGGATAAAACCATCAAATGCACGTTTGGATCTTTTATTACCCCATTTTTCCCTACTTTTTCTCTTCCTGCTTCGAATTGGGGTTTAACTAAACATATGCAGTAGCCATTGCTTCTCAGTAGTTTTTCTGCTACAGGTAGTATTAATTTTAAAGATATAAAAGACACATCGATGCTTATTAGGTCAATGGTTTCTTCGAACATCTCAGGAGTAAGGTATCTAGCATTGGTTCGTTCCATTACCTTTACCCTTGGATCTTGCCTTAGTTTCCACGCCAATTGTCCGTACCCTACATCTACGGCATATACCATCCTGGCGCCCCTTTCCAACAGCACCTCGGTGAAACCTCCTGTGGAAGCTCCTATGTCCACACAACAGCATCCAGTTGGATCTATGCCAAAGACGTCTAGTGCCTTAATGAGCTTATATGCTCCTCTACTAACCCAACTTTTTTCTTCCGAGGTCAAAACAACATTACTGCCTTTGGATACTATGGATCCAGGTTTCCTTACAGGAATTCCATCCACTAGTATTTTCCCTGAAAGTATTAGTTCTTTTGCCTTGTTTCGGGATTCAACCAATCCTCTTTCTACTACTAGCACATCCAAACGTTCTTTATCAGTTTGCAAGGTATAATTTCACCACCTCTTCAGCGGTTAAGTTACATGCTTTTAGCTGATCTTGTCTTGAACCATGAGGGACAAATTGGTCCTGAATGCTTATCGATTTTAGTTTAACAGGGAATCCCTCGGTGGCAGCAATGTCACATATAGCTTCCCCTAGCCCTCCGGCCTTGTAACTTTCTTCGATAACTATTATTGTCACATGATCAGATAAGAGCTTTTTGATGGATTCCGTATCTAGAGGTTTTATGAAACGAACGTCGAAGATAGAGGGTTCTGGAAGACCTTTCTCTCTCGCTAGGGTGCATGCTTCATACGCAGTAACCAGACCTGTTCCATAGGTGATTA
The DNA window shown above is from Thermovirga lienii DSM 17291 and carries:
- a CDS encoding hemolysin A (PFAM: S4 domain; FtsJ-like methyltransferase~TIGRFAM: hemolysin TlyA family protein~COGs: COG1189 rRNA methylase~InterPro IPR002942: IPR004538: IPR002877~KEGG: aco:Amico_0849 hemolysin A~PFAM: RNA-binding S4 domain protein; ribosomal RNA methyltransferase RrmJ/FtsJ~SMART: RNA-binding S4 domain protein~SPTR: Hemolysin A;~TIGRFAM: hemolysin A) → MQTDKERLDVLVVERGLVESRNKAKELILSGKILVDGIPVRKPGSIVSKGSNVVLTSEEKSWVSRGAYKLIKALDVFGIDPTGCCCVDIGASTGGFTEVLLERGARMVYAVDVGYGQLAWKLRQDPRVKVMERTNARYLTPEMFEETIDLISIDVSFISLKLILPVAEKLLRSNGYCICLVKPQFEAGREKVGKNGVIKDPNVHLMVLSQLLDFIDKETNFKLCNADFSPILGPKGNREFLFLLKKNGETDQENIKITKEKLEEVVKSSHEKESLM